A single window of Nicotiana sylvestris chromosome 3, ASM39365v2, whole genome shotgun sequence DNA harbors:
- the LOC104238037 gene encoding serine/threonine protein phosphatase 2A 55 kDa regulatory subunit B beta isoform isoform X1: MNGGDGGDVATAPAGPPPPLEWKFSQVFGERTAGEEVQEVDIISAIEFDKTGDHLATGDRGGRVVLFERTDTKEHIGSRRELERMDYPVSRHPEFRYKTEFQSHEPEFDYLKSLEIEEKINKIRWCQSPNGALFLLSTNDKTIKFWKVQEKKVKKLSDMTIDPPRAVGNGSVASSSVSSSPKQCLANGSNADRSFNCLSNDLSFPPGGISSLRLPVVVTSNETSLVARCRRVYAHAHDYHINSISNNSDGETFISADDLRINLWNLEISNQSFNIVDVKPTNMEDLTEVITSAEFHPTHCNTLAYSSSKGSIRLIDLRQSALCDSHSKLFEEQEAPGSRSFFTEIIASISDIKFSKDGRYILSRDYMTLKLWDINMDSGPVSTFQVHEYLRPKLCDLYENDSIFDKFECCLSGDGLRVATGSYSNLFRVFGCAAGTTEATTLEASKNPMRRQVQTPSRPSRSLSSSITRVVRRGSESPGVDANGNSFDFTTKLLHLAWHPTENSIACAAANSLYMYYA; the protein is encoded by the exons ATGAACGGTGGTGATGGTGGAGATGTCGCGACAGCTCCGGCGGGTCCACCACCGCCGCTTGAGTGGAAATTCTCTCAGGTATTTGGTGAGCGTACGGCCGGCGAGGAAGTtcaggaag TTGATATCATCTCCGCAATTGAGTTCGATAAAACTGGTGACCATCTTGCTACTGGAGATCGTGGGGGTAGGGTGGTATTATTTGAAAGGACTGATACAAAAGAG CATATTGGTAGTCGAAGAGAGCTAGAGAGAATGGACTATCCTGTGAGTCGCCATCCAGAGTTCCGCTACAAGACAGAATTTCAAAGCCATGAACCTGAG TTTGATTATCTGAAGAGTTTGGAGATTGAGGAGAAAATCAACAAGATCCGTTggtgccaatcgcctaatggtgcACTCTTTCTTCTATCTACCAACGACAAAACCATAAAGTTTTGGAAG GTCCAAGAGAAGAAAGTTAAGAAGCTATCCGATATGACTATCGATCCTCCCAGGGCTGTTGGGAATGGCAGTGTGGCCAGTTCTAGTGTTTCTTCCAGTCCAAAGCAATGTCTTGCAAATGGGAGCAATGCAGATAGATCTTTCAATTGCTTGAGCAATGATTTGTCGTTTCCACCCGGGGGCATTTCCTCATTGCGTTTACCTGTGGTA GTTACAAGTAATGAGACCAGCCTTGTTGCAAGGTGCAGAAGAGTGTATGCTCATGCACATGACTATCATATCAACTCTATTTCAAATAACAG tGATGGCGAAACATTTATATCGGCTGACGATCTTCGTATAAACCTGTGGAACTTGGAAATAAGCAATCAGAGTTTCAACATTGTTGATGTCAAGCCGACAAATATGGAAGATCTAACTG AGGTGATAACTTCAGCAGAATTTCATCCTACTCACTGTAACACTTTAGCTTATAGTAGTTCAAAAGGGTCAATTCGTCTCATAGATCTGCGGCAGTCAGCTTTATGCGACTCACATTCTAAATT GTTCGAGGAACAAGAAGCACCTGGTTCAAGATCTTTTTTCACCGAGATAATTGCTTCAATTTCAGATATTAAATTTTCCAAGGATGGAAGATACATACTCAGTCGTGACTATATGACCCTAAAG CTATGGGACATAAATATGGATTCTGGTCCAGTATCAACCTTCCAGGTTCATGAATATTTGAGACCAAAG CTATGTGATTTATATGAGAACGACTCCATTTTTGATAAGTTCGAGTGTTGCCTTAGTGGTGATGGGCTGCGAGTAGCAACTGGTTCTTATAG CAATCTTTTCCGTGTTTTTGGTTGTGCTGCGGGGACTACTGAAGCTACTACACTGGAAGCTAGCAAAAACCCCATGAG AAGACAAGTGCAGACCCCTTCAAGGCCTTCCAGGTCCCTGAGCAGTAGCATAACACGTGTAGTCAGGAGAG GATCAGAGAGTCCAGGGGTTGATGCAAATGGAAATTCATTTGATTTCACAACAAAGCTGCTCCATCTAGCATGGCATCCAACTGAAAATTCGATTGCCTGTGCCGCTGCAAACAGCTTGTATATGTACTACGCATAA
- the LOC104238035 gene encoding dof zinc finger protein DOF3.1-like, translating into MQDPSIYTQIKPQFPEQEHLKCPRCDSPNTKFCYYNNYNLSQPRHFCKSCRRYWTKGGTLRNIPVGGGSRKNTKRSSSSSKKISSSTTSSLVSSSKPDQITNPKPEPFGLPAIPAFDQNSSRVIDMSNGQFSSLLESNGPQFGNLMEALNPSNNNGSNLQLGEFARNQNSNSGLGLGSGSDGTRQNGNHTYLGIQNGGDSDNCWNGGSNGWPDLAIYTPGSNFQ; encoded by the coding sequence ATGCAAGATCCATCAATTTATACACAAATAAAGCCACAATTTCCAGAGCAAGAACACTTGAAATGTCCAAGATGTGATTCACCAAATACAAAATTCTGTTATTACAACAATTATAATCTTTCTCAGCCACGTCACTTTTGTAAGAGTTGTCGTAGGTATTGGACCAAAGGTGGTACTCTTAGGAATATTCCAGTTGGTGGCGGTTCTCGTAAGAACACAAAACGTTCATCATCTTCAAGTAAGAAAATTTCCTCCTCAACGACGTCGTCTTTAGTTTCATCCTCAAAACCTGATCAGATAACAAATCCAAAACCAGAGCCATTTGGTTTACCTGCAATTCCAGCTTTTGATCAAAACAGTAGTAGAGTGATTGATATGAGTAATGGGCAATTCAGTTCGCTGTTGGAGTCAAACGGACCGCAATTTGGGAATTTGATGGAAGCTTTGAATCCGAGTAATAATAATGGGTCCAATTTGCAGTTGGGTGAATTTGCGAGGAACCAAAATTCAAATTCGGGTTTGGGTTTGGGTTCGGGCTCAGACGGTACCCGTCAAAATGGGAATCATACATATTTGGGAATTCAAAATGGCGGAGATTCTGATAATTGTTGGAATGGTGGTAGCAATGGTTGGCCTGATCTTGCAATTTACACACCAGGTTCCAATTTCCAGTGA
- the LOC104238036 gene encoding uncharacterized protein: protein MALLQKASTATSRPVLISYIRSAIHTTTPSHTASSSTPPAEVGSSRPPATKTSTSPALPKAVEYVISKVDDLMNWARRGSIWPMTFGLACCAVEMMHTGASRYDLDRFGIIFRPSPRQSDCMIVAGTLTNKMAPALRRVYDQMPEPRWVISMGSCANGGGYYHYSYSVVRGCDRIVPVDIYVPGCPPTAEALLYGILQLQKKINRRKDFLHWWTK, encoded by the exons ATGGCTCTTTTGCAGAAAGCGTCAACAGCAACTTCTCGTCCTGTTTTAATCTCCTACATAAGATCAGCTATTCACACCACCACGCCATCTCACACGGCTTCATCCTCAACGCCGCCGGCGGAAGTCGGGAGTTCACGGCCACCGGCGACAAAAACGTCGACGTCGCCGGCGCTACCTAAAGCTGTAGAATATGTGATTTCTAAGGTAGATGACTTGATGAATTGGGCCCGACGTGGCTCCATATGGCCCATGACTTTCGGCCTGGCTTGTTGCGCTGTTGAGATGATGCATACCGGTGCGTCCAGgtatgatttggatcggttcgGTATCATATTCCGACCCAGCCCGAGACAGTCCGATTGCATGATTGTTGCTGGTACACTTACCAATAAAATGGCCCCTGCCCTGCGAAG GGTGTATGATCAGATGCCAGAACCGAGGTGGGTAATATCGATGGGGAGCTGTGCGAATGGAGGTGGTTATTACCATTACTCTTACTCGGTAGTGAGGGGCTGCGATAGGATAGTTCCAGTTGATATTTACGTACCAGGTTGTCCTCCGACAGCAGAGGCATTGCTCTATGGTATACTGCAGCTTCAGAAGAAAATTAATCGTAGAAAAGATTTTCTTCATTGGTGGACCAAGTGA
- the LOC104238037 gene encoding serine/threonine protein phosphatase 2A 55 kDa regulatory subunit B beta isoform isoform X3: MNGGDGGDVATAPAGPPPPLEWKFSQVFGERTAGEEVQEVDIISAIEFDKTGDHLATGDRGGRVVLFERTDTKEHIGSRRELERMDYPVSRHPEFRYKTEFQSHEPEFDYLKSLEIEEKINKIRWCQSPNGALFLLSTNDKTIKFWKVQEKKVKKLSDMTIDPPRAVGNGSVASSSVSSSPKQCLANGSNADRSFNCLSNDLSFPPGGISSLRLPVVVTSNETSLVARCRRVYAHAHDYHINSISNNSDGETFISADDLRINLWNLEISNQSFNIVDVKPTNMEDLTEVITSAEFHPTHCNTLAYSSSKGSIRLIDLRQSALCDSHSKLFEEQEAPGSRSFFTEIIASISDIKFSKDGRYILSRDYMTLKLWDINMDSGPVSTFQVHEYLRPKLCDLYENDSIFDKFECCLSGDGLRVATGSYSNLFRVFGCAAGTTEATTLEASKNPMRQVQTPSRPSRSLSSSITRVVRRGSESPGVDANGNSFDFTTKLLHLAWHPTENSIACAAANSLYMYYA, translated from the exons ATGAACGGTGGTGATGGTGGAGATGTCGCGACAGCTCCGGCGGGTCCACCACCGCCGCTTGAGTGGAAATTCTCTCAGGTATTTGGTGAGCGTACGGCCGGCGAGGAAGTtcaggaag TTGATATCATCTCCGCAATTGAGTTCGATAAAACTGGTGACCATCTTGCTACTGGAGATCGTGGGGGTAGGGTGGTATTATTTGAAAGGACTGATACAAAAGAG CATATTGGTAGTCGAAGAGAGCTAGAGAGAATGGACTATCCTGTGAGTCGCCATCCAGAGTTCCGCTACAAGACAGAATTTCAAAGCCATGAACCTGAG TTTGATTATCTGAAGAGTTTGGAGATTGAGGAGAAAATCAACAAGATCCGTTggtgccaatcgcctaatggtgcACTCTTTCTTCTATCTACCAACGACAAAACCATAAAGTTTTGGAAG GTCCAAGAGAAGAAAGTTAAGAAGCTATCCGATATGACTATCGATCCTCCCAGGGCTGTTGGGAATGGCAGTGTGGCCAGTTCTAGTGTTTCTTCCAGTCCAAAGCAATGTCTTGCAAATGGGAGCAATGCAGATAGATCTTTCAATTGCTTGAGCAATGATTTGTCGTTTCCACCCGGGGGCATTTCCTCATTGCGTTTACCTGTGGTA GTTACAAGTAATGAGACCAGCCTTGTTGCAAGGTGCAGAAGAGTGTATGCTCATGCACATGACTATCATATCAACTCTATTTCAAATAACAG tGATGGCGAAACATTTATATCGGCTGACGATCTTCGTATAAACCTGTGGAACTTGGAAATAAGCAATCAGAGTTTCAACATTGTTGATGTCAAGCCGACAAATATGGAAGATCTAACTG AGGTGATAACTTCAGCAGAATTTCATCCTACTCACTGTAACACTTTAGCTTATAGTAGTTCAAAAGGGTCAATTCGTCTCATAGATCTGCGGCAGTCAGCTTTATGCGACTCACATTCTAAATT GTTCGAGGAACAAGAAGCACCTGGTTCAAGATCTTTTTTCACCGAGATAATTGCTTCAATTTCAGATATTAAATTTTCCAAGGATGGAAGATACATACTCAGTCGTGACTATATGACCCTAAAG CTATGGGACATAAATATGGATTCTGGTCCAGTATCAACCTTCCAGGTTCATGAATATTTGAGACCAAAG CTATGTGATTTATATGAGAACGACTCCATTTTTGATAAGTTCGAGTGTTGCCTTAGTGGTGATGGGCTGCGAGTAGCAACTGGTTCTTATAG CAATCTTTTCCGTGTTTTTGGTTGTGCTGCGGGGACTACTGAAGCTACTACACTGGAAGCTAGCAAAAACCCCATGAG ACAAGTGCAGACCCCTTCAAGGCCTTCCAGGTCCCTGAGCAGTAGCATAACACGTGTAGTCAGGAGAG GATCAGAGAGTCCAGGGGTTGATGCAAATGGAAATTCATTTGATTTCACAACAAAGCTGCTCCATCTAGCATGGCATCCAACTGAAAATTCGATTGCCTGTGCCGCTGCAAACAGCTTGTATATGTACTACGCATAA
- the LOC104238037 gene encoding serine/threonine protein phosphatase 2A 55 kDa regulatory subunit B beta isoform isoform X2 has product MNGGDGGDVATAPAGPPPPLEWKFSQVFGERTAGEEVQEVDIISAIEFDKTGDHLATGDRGGRVVLFERTDTKEHIGSRRELERMDYPVSRHPEFRYKTEFQSHEPEFDYLKSLEIEEKINKIRWCQSPNGALFLLSTNDKTIKFWKVQEKKVKKLSDMTIDPPRAVGNGSVASSSVSSSPKQCLANGSNADRSFNCLSNDLSFPPGGISSLRLPVVTSNETSLVARCRRVYAHAHDYHINSISNNSDGETFISADDLRINLWNLEISNQSFNIVDVKPTNMEDLTEVITSAEFHPTHCNTLAYSSSKGSIRLIDLRQSALCDSHSKLFEEQEAPGSRSFFTEIIASISDIKFSKDGRYILSRDYMTLKLWDINMDSGPVSTFQVHEYLRPKLCDLYENDSIFDKFECCLSGDGLRVATGSYSNLFRVFGCAAGTTEATTLEASKNPMRRQVQTPSRPSRSLSSSITRVVRRGSESPGVDANGNSFDFTTKLLHLAWHPTENSIACAAANSLYMYYA; this is encoded by the exons ATGAACGGTGGTGATGGTGGAGATGTCGCGACAGCTCCGGCGGGTCCACCACCGCCGCTTGAGTGGAAATTCTCTCAGGTATTTGGTGAGCGTACGGCCGGCGAGGAAGTtcaggaag TTGATATCATCTCCGCAATTGAGTTCGATAAAACTGGTGACCATCTTGCTACTGGAGATCGTGGGGGTAGGGTGGTATTATTTGAAAGGACTGATACAAAAGAG CATATTGGTAGTCGAAGAGAGCTAGAGAGAATGGACTATCCTGTGAGTCGCCATCCAGAGTTCCGCTACAAGACAGAATTTCAAAGCCATGAACCTGAG TTTGATTATCTGAAGAGTTTGGAGATTGAGGAGAAAATCAACAAGATCCGTTggtgccaatcgcctaatggtgcACTCTTTCTTCTATCTACCAACGACAAAACCATAAAGTTTTGGAAG GTCCAAGAGAAGAAAGTTAAGAAGCTATCCGATATGACTATCGATCCTCCCAGGGCTGTTGGGAATGGCAGTGTGGCCAGTTCTAGTGTTTCTTCCAGTCCAAAGCAATGTCTTGCAAATGGGAGCAATGCAGATAGATCTTTCAATTGCTTGAGCAATGATTTGTCGTTTCCACCCGGGGGCATTTCCTCATTGCGTTTACCTGTG GTTACAAGTAATGAGACCAGCCTTGTTGCAAGGTGCAGAAGAGTGTATGCTCATGCACATGACTATCATATCAACTCTATTTCAAATAACAG tGATGGCGAAACATTTATATCGGCTGACGATCTTCGTATAAACCTGTGGAACTTGGAAATAAGCAATCAGAGTTTCAACATTGTTGATGTCAAGCCGACAAATATGGAAGATCTAACTG AGGTGATAACTTCAGCAGAATTTCATCCTACTCACTGTAACACTTTAGCTTATAGTAGTTCAAAAGGGTCAATTCGTCTCATAGATCTGCGGCAGTCAGCTTTATGCGACTCACATTCTAAATT GTTCGAGGAACAAGAAGCACCTGGTTCAAGATCTTTTTTCACCGAGATAATTGCTTCAATTTCAGATATTAAATTTTCCAAGGATGGAAGATACATACTCAGTCGTGACTATATGACCCTAAAG CTATGGGACATAAATATGGATTCTGGTCCAGTATCAACCTTCCAGGTTCATGAATATTTGAGACCAAAG CTATGTGATTTATATGAGAACGACTCCATTTTTGATAAGTTCGAGTGTTGCCTTAGTGGTGATGGGCTGCGAGTAGCAACTGGTTCTTATAG CAATCTTTTCCGTGTTTTTGGTTGTGCTGCGGGGACTACTGAAGCTACTACACTGGAAGCTAGCAAAAACCCCATGAG AAGACAAGTGCAGACCCCTTCAAGGCCTTCCAGGTCCCTGAGCAGTAGCATAACACGTGTAGTCAGGAGAG GATCAGAGAGTCCAGGGGTTGATGCAAATGGAAATTCATTTGATTTCACAACAAAGCTGCTCCATCTAGCATGGCATCCAACTGAAAATTCGATTGCCTGTGCCGCTGCAAACAGCTTGTATATGTACTACGCATAA